From the Thermodesulfobacteriota bacterium genome, the window CCCGGTTCATCGCCCCGATCGTCTCCAAGCACAAGCTCTCCCCCAAACCCTTCGTGGTCATCAACAAGTCCGCCGGTGCAGGGGCGGAAGGCTTCATGTACGTGAAGAGCCAGAAGGGCAACCCGCACGTCATCATCATCACCCTCGACAACCTGTTCACCACTCCTCTGGCGACGGGCGTTCCCTTCAACTGGAGAGACATGACTCCGGTCGCCCGGCTGGCGCTCGACTACTTCGTCCTCTGGGTGAATGCCGAAACCCCGTACAAAACCCCGAACGATTACTTCGAGGCCGTCAAGAAGACCCCCGGCAAGTTCACGATGGGCGGCACCGGCGCGAAGCAGGAAGACCAGATCATCACGGTCCTCCTCGAGCAGGTCTACGGCCTGAAGTTCAACTACGTCCCGTTCAAGGGCGGCGGCGCGGTCGCGGTCGAGCTCGTCGGCAAGCACGTCGATTCCACGGTCAACAACCCGGCCGAGGCCGTCAGCCACTGGAAGG encodes:
- a CDS encoding tripartite tricarboxylate transporter substrate-binding protein, with translation MSGRFSGLKIWIVVACSLALVFTAVGTAKAWEPKMPVEFIIPAGAGGGADVMARFIAPIVSKHKLSPKPFVVINKSAGAGAEGFMYVKSQKGNPHVIIITLDNLFTTPLATGVPFNWRDMTPVARLALDYFVLWVNAETPYKTPNDYFEAVKKTPGKFTMGGTGAKQEDQIITVLLEQVYGLKFNYVPFKGGGAVAVELVGKHVDSTVNNPAEAVSHWKAGRLRPLALIDSERMTTPDWKTIPTLKETTGKDVAYLMLRGIFMAPGVKQEEIDFYVNLFKKVTETPEWTKYMSDMGLKPAYITGADFVKWLEVKEKDTKELMAKGGLLK